TGTGAACATCAAAAAGTGATTATTTTGCCTATATAAGAAATAAAAAGGATGGCACTTACCACTAATAGAATGCTATATATGTGGGATGCACAGCTTCAAGTAGTACAATATGTCAATAACATAAGCTAGCAATATCTATGTGCAAACAGACAAATCAGAAGATAAAACTTCATTTTATTAGTTATCTGAAACCGTATAATTACTTTCAATCTGTGGGAAATAGCTCTACATATGAATGACACAGTAGAGAAGCAAACAATACAAAGCAAGCAAAACACAAAATAAGCTCGTGCCATGCATCTGTTTGTGTTCTAGCATAACAAACCAATATGCAGCAATATAACCCTACTTGCCTCACACTGTAGGTAAGTGATATCTGGATttgtattattaattttttttatagtatattaattaatttgaatGCTAGCTATTAAAATTCCACAAACTGCAAGAGGGTCGCATCCTTTTTCATTCCAAAATGATCTAGGCTTCATCATTGCACTTAAGCTGATATTCAATTCATTCCTGAACAAATGGGAAAATTCACAGATGCACTTAACATGCAATTAAAGAATTAAATTTATTATGAGATTATCGTTATCATTATCATGGCAAAATCCTGATATCTAGTTCAAAGTTTTACACCAGAAAACTTGATATGATGATTATACTGATAACTAATCACTGTTTGTTATGTCtggaaaaattcaaatttttcatCCTTCATAGTGAAAAAGCTAACTCATCTAAGCATTATGACCTTCTATATTCTatattcatcacaaaatgttcttcaacatattattaatattattattggaGTATAATCCACATGGAGCAATATATTGATCATCAGTTTCTACTGGGAAAAAGGTGGCACTTATGGGAACCATGCAGAAGGGCTATGGATAAATCATATGCACCCACAGCATGCAAAGGTTGCTCGAGGTGTGCAAGGGATACAGGTTCAATTTGGGAGATTAATGTTCCCACTGGATGATGGTAGACTTGGGGAGCTGCATTTGCCTGGCATTGGAGGTGACGGTTCTGGTCCAACTCATCAGAGTAGTCTGCGCAGGAAAACATCCAATAAGTACGAATGGTCAGTCATAGATGTACCTGAAACAGAAGGATGGAATGCAGAATACTGCACTGATGACCGTGGCCCATCAAATTGCATCACAGGAATAAAGAATGTTCTTTCAGATGATGAGCCAAATGACTCAAGTATTATTACACCTGCTAGAAGACGTAAGGCACAAGGGCATCAAGAGTACATATCCTTGAGTAATCATGAAAGTGGTGCAACTGAGTCTTACAACTTTCTAACAAGAAGTATCAATACTAACTTTCGTATGCGAGTAATGTATGCAGATAGATCATTCTTTGTTATAACAGACAGTGGCCTAACTTTTGAATACCTTTATTCTGATAATGTCTGGTTATGGCTAAGGCATGAGCATTCAACAGCAATGAGAGGTGCCCTAGGAAGCTATAATGGAAGTTTGTTTTTAGTCAACACGCAAGGAAACTTGCTTATTAGAGAAAGGAGTGGAAATGAACTATCATGGATCAATTGCACTGCCATGAGGAAGGGAAAACAGGTAGCGACAGGACCCCCATGGGATGTCATACCGGGTAAATCTCACAGAGCTACAACAGTAGATGCTCTCTTCTTTGTTGACAAGAAGGGAAAACTTCTTCAGTTTATGGTGAGAGTTCAAAACCTGAAAACTGAAATAATTAGTTCCAAGGGTAATCATGCTAAAAAGTAGGAAAAAGACAGCATCTAAAAGcatcatgactattcagaagaaTCCACCGAATTagcttaaaaagaaaaagaaaaatttgtgTTTATCATCAGAGATGCTACTTTCTAAGTTGTGGCTTTTGACCATGGATAAAAATACTATAAATGACATTGCTTCAGTGGCTAATTGTCTGTTTAGTAGTTTCAGTTACTGCTTGCTCAAAACTTGGATACTTAGGGGCCAATCGCTCATGAATATGAACCATCTACATCAAGGTGTGTTCTGTATTATGTTTTATTTATAGATTACTAAGACAAGAGAAAAGATGTATATCAAGTAATTTATGGTTGTTGCAACACCAAGTAGCATAGCATGACTATCTAATCATGTCTCCTGTTGACCTATGCATTTTTTCAAAAATGCCTTTTAACAACCAAGAGATATTACCCAAAATCAAGTTTGTTTAGCTTCTCAATAAGTTCCTGGAATCGGTGGAGTTCATTGTTAGCTTCAGCGCTTACCTAATATAGCATGTCAAACCCTATTCTCAGACATCATTTCACTTCATACATACTACTGATATGAAAAATCAACTAATATGGAATTGATTTCATCAGATTTAGGACTTGATAGTTTGCTTAACTTTGCTTTATTTATCAGTGTGTAAGATTTTTCTGTAATCCATGGTCAAAGCTGGACCATATTGGTGAACCTATCTCCGCAAACATTGGTGAACTAATGAAATCAAGCTCTTAATTCATTCTCTTCCTCTGCAATTTTTTTTTGGCCAtctaaccttcttcttctttgagttcAGGCAGTGCTTGATACATATGtctgcaaaattacaaattaaatcaAGTGATTTGAAATGATTTGAGGATTATTTTTCTCACCACATTCAGAGATAGATATTTAGTTAAAAAGGTTAGAATTTCTCCAAATTTAAAATGGCAaggtaatttctttcttcaataaATTTCTTGGAAAATAACAAAAGTTAACAGATCATTCTACAGTTCAACATCATTATGTCAATACAAAAGCAATCTGAAGCCAGACATTATCAAGACATTGTAGCTTAATTTctcttagaaaataaaaggaaaaaaaggctATTAAGCATTACTATATagccaaaatttaaatttcacatATACACGGCAAGCTTTTATGTTCCATGCATATGTATCTCCTGTATAATTCAGTCCTATGCATCCAATGCCACTACTCTTGCAATTCATTGCGGTCCTAAGCATCTGGTGCCACATATGTCTTGCAATTCATTGGTCATTGTTGTGTGAAACTTGGTTTAGCATGGTGCAACATCTAACCATCTCTTAATCTATACAGGTAGCACTACGAAAATTCAAATGGAAAGACTGCCACAGCCCTCCAGATACTAGGATAGCATTTATAGTGGATCAAGAATTCTTCAGGATGAACATCATATTTGTTGTTGGACGAAACGGTCGTCTATACCAATATAACAGAATCACCGAACTATGGCACGAGCACTACCAGTCCCCTCATTTGGTCCTCTCAAGATCCCCTGGAACTGCTATGAGGCCATCACTACAATCACTTACAGGCTCATTATTCATGATATCAGAAAATGGAGGTCTTGTCGAGTACCACTGGAACTTGCAAGATGGATGGGAATGGGTGGAGCATGGGACGCCATACAGGGACGTGACGCTGGTCGGTGCGCCAGGTCCATGTTTTGATGGCACTCAATTGTTTGTGATCGGGTCGGATGGCCATGTTTATCGAAGATTTCTGGAACAGAGGACTTGGAAATGGATGAGTCATGGGTACCCAAATACAGAGACTTCAGCTCTAGAAGCTCAAAGAACTCGAAGTGATCACACTTGCACCTATGAAGATAAAACGGCCTACTTTGAGTACAACAACCAATACTCAAACAATTACAACAGACACTGCAATGAGAAGGTTAGTGCGACCGCACCCCAAACCAATACCAGATGAAGTTCCCATGATGTGCACAAACATATACAATAACCATGTTGCAAATTTAATTAATAGGATGGCAATTCCATCAGCTAACTTGATacacatgtattaaaatctgcAGGTGGCACCGATACGACCCATACCATTTTCGCAAGATTCAGTAATTTTCGAGTTACAAGATGGCAGGGTAAGTAGCATTCAGTTTTTCTAAGTTTCCGAATTGCACTGCAACAAAATCTTTAGGATGGAATCGGAAATTAGAATTGTAGAACATTTATTGCTGCAATGTGCTTGACATTGAAGCAAGTATTAgaattaagtaaaaaaaataaaaaataaaaaaatttgagtcTAAAACATGGGGAGAGCTGACATAGGTGACTTACTGAACAGCTGGCGGAGCTGCGGAGATCGAAAGGGACAGACGACTGGGTGTGGGCACGAGTCATCGTCACGCCGACCAGCCTTTGCTTGTCGAGTTACTGGACAGCGGTGGCAACATAACAGCGTCGAGCAAGCAAACCTGTTGCAGGATCATGGGAAGTACGGTTATAGAAACAAAAAGGTGGAAAATGTATGGAGTTTGTAAAGAGAGGGCAAACACTAGCAGCAGTGTTACAATGTGAAATAGTATAAAAATTCTGATGTAAAGATGAACATAGAAGGAACGATAGAAGAACAGATTCTGGGTTTCATTCTCTACAGGCTTTGGCTCTTTACTCGTTAGGAAACCAAGAATAAAACCTTGGAAGAGAGATGGAGACGGAGGCGGCAAAGTGGACGacaccaaaataaaataaaaaataaaaatcaatttcgCACGCAAAGCGAGCGCTCTACCCTTTCAACTAGCTCGCGGCGCATCGTAGTGGCTCAGCGATTCGGTAGTCCGCCTCATTGGTAGCTGTCGttcaatgatattttattttctgacgcTAATGGATGGATACATGTGAGGGCATTGGGATTGTACTGGGAGGACAGGTTTAGTAACGGATTTATGCAGGTTATTAGTGATTAGAGCTCATCCCAACCTTTAATTATGATGTCCAACGGTGTTATTGATGCTAAGCAAATTTTGCATAATCATCTTACCTGTCTAAGGCTTTATCTTTTTCACTGCTTTTGAAGGGCCAAAAACTCTTTTGCCTGATTTATGGTGCccgataaaaattttgaaataattttttattttctcaaaaaattgaaaaaaaaaatctactatgTAGAAACTCCAATTTGGAGTTTGGGGCAAAAGCCCCGTTTAAAATACATCGAGGGGCTGTTTTTATTTTAATGAGAAATCTACAGTGATGAACATTATCAtgaaatataattataattataatataatataatgtaataatacTATCATTATATTagatgatataattatataatatgatatgatataatagTATTATTCTATTATATTCATAGTAATATTATAATCATACTATAATATGCAATATTGCtatgataatattaaaatataatattttataatattatattaaaataataatatcatattttatattataataatattatataatttaatgatattataaattatcatataataAGTTATAAGTTAATatactttataataatatttattaataatataaatagataattaaaaGTCC
Above is a genomic segment from Elaeis guineensis isolate ETL-2024a chromosome 1, EG11, whole genome shotgun sequence containing:
- the LOC105035572 gene encoding uncharacterized protein isoform X1, with product MAGLSLKLPFWMMYLITQLLVGSVISGYSWCPIPPSKQTQAKFKQKTNRFWKFAEQTNTWVEISLPFDLMSCINETCTKVGSIESIRMKRDRLPTKEQPKYISAGIDRVLEENIDPVLPLRKRVSLTRMSEASVWVTGQSGSIYERFWNGVKWVIAPHELPTAAGQAVSVFIVNQTILALAEGGMLYQLQLNENSQPIWTEFVLMSEQGMHTTETEPSPVIRIKFGIVSHDGVRLYFSTMNGSLIEISEFQPLRLDFHGRPPGGDISAIVDTGTIRPGIVFTVSSTGDLYEFDKKSKPSWKKHVAMEEISLGSSRGCSLHGLAGAHSVSLFLLTKDGFLIERRLHRRKWKWALHGAPKDHRLSAIMPVQQSDINENILSLFFTANTGYVFEYQLPKNSGGTYGNHAEGLWINHMHPQHAKVARGVQGIQVQFGRLMFPLDDGRLGELHLPGIGGDGSGPTHQSSLRRKTSNKYEWSVIDVPETEGWNAEYCTDDRGPSNCITGIKNVLSDDEPNDSSIITPARRRKAQGHQEYISLSNHESGATESYNFLTRSINTNFRMRVMYADRSFFVITDSGLTFEYLYSDNVWLWLRHEHSTAMRGALGSYNGSLFLVNTQGNLLIRERSGNELSWINCTAMRKGKQVATGPPWDVIPGKSHRATTVDALFFVDKKGKLLQFMVALRKFKWKDCHSPPDTRIAFIVDQEFFRMNIIFVVGRNGRLYQYNRITELWHEHYQSPHLVLSRSPGTAMRPSLQSLTGSLFMISENGGLVEYHWNLQDGWEWVEHGTPYRDVTLVGAPGPCFDGTQLFVIGSDGHVYRRFLEQRTWKWMSHGYPNTETSALEAQRTRSDHTCTYEDKTAYFEYNNQYSNNYNRHCNEKVAPIRPIPFSQDSVIFELQDGRLAELRRSKGTDDWVWARVIVTPTSLCLSSYWTAVAT
- the LOC105035572 gene encoding uncharacterized protein isoform X2: MAGLSLKLPFWMMYLITQLLVGSVISGYSWCPIPPSKQTQAKFKQKTNRFWKFAEQTNTWVEISLPFDLMSCINETCTKVGSIESIRMKRDRLPTKEQPKYISAGIDRVLEENIDPVLPLRKRVSLTRMSEASVWVTGQSGSIYERFWNGVKWVIAPHELPTAAGQAVSVFIVNQTILALAEGGMLYQLQLNENSQPIWTEFVLMSEQGMHTTETEPSPVIRIKFGIVSHDGVRLYFSTMNGSLIEISEFQPLRLDFHGRPPGGDISAIVDTGTIRPGIVFTVRRKWKWALHGAPKDHRLSAIMPVQQSDINENILSLFFTANTGYVFEYQLPKNSGGTYGNHAEGLWINHMHPQHAKVARGVQGIQVQFGRLMFPLDDGRLGELHLPGIGGDGSGPTHQSSLRRKTSNKYEWSVIDVPETEGWNAEYCTDDRGPSNCITGIKNVLSDDEPNDSSIITPARRRKAQGHQEYISLSNHESGATESYNFLTRSINTNFRMRVMYADRSFFVITDSGLTFEYLYSDNVWLWLRHEHSTAMRGALGSYNGSLFLVNTQGNLLIRERSGNELSWINCTAMRKGKQVATGPPWDVIPGKSHRATTVDALFFVDKKGKLLQFMVALRKFKWKDCHSPPDTRIAFIVDQEFFRMNIIFVVGRNGRLYQYNRITELWHEHYQSPHLVLSRSPGTAMRPSLQSLTGSLFMISENGGLVEYHWNLQDGWEWVEHGTPYRDVTLVGAPGPCFDGTQLFVIGSDGHVYRRFLEQRTWKWMSHGYPNTETSALEAQRTRSDHTCTYEDKTAYFEYNNQYSNNYNRHCNEKVAPIRPIPFSQDSVIFELQDGRLAELRRSKGTDDWVWARVIVTPTSLCLSSYWTAVAT